TTTTTAATCAAGAAGAAAGATTTGCATTGTTTACACAAAAAGGAACATAGTTTAATACAGTTATCAGAGACCGAAGATTTGGACACTTGCTCTTGggagacaaaaaataatttgggcAGTGAGAGTGGCAGAGCTCCACTTTGTTTAATAAGGTGACTCGTGAACTTTCCATATAGCCTACAGCTACATGGGTGATATACAGGTAATCCAGGGCAAAAGAGTAGCTTATGGCTCAAAAAACTGCTTGTAACAAGGTTCAAATTGATGGGGTTACTACATTCGCACCCTTGACTGAGGGACCTAGCCTCAACATAAATAACTAAATTTTCCATGAATAACATGTAAAAATTCTAACTATATCACCTCCCAATATAAGCATGTgctaaacaacaaaaaattatcaTTTATAAAGAACAAAGTGATTGTCATCATTTTATTCATCATCAACAGTAATCTGAGAGAGAACAAAAGCAGAGATTCACACTGAAATCCAGGGAGTTTTTTTGTAGTGATGCCATAATGGGTGGGGCTGCTGCATGAACCATATGAAGAGACATTGTATATAAAATCACTATGATTGGTAGAGATCTATCTGTAAGTGTCTAAACCCAACCATTTTGGGGTTCATGAAGTCTAACTCTCTTAGTGGATTTGCACCTTGGCCTCAATCAGACAGAGGTTAACAAGAAACGGGGGGTGGCAGATAGTGATAACAACcgctaaaaataaacaaagtagCCAGGCCAATCCCCAGCCGAATCTTACCGTGGCTTCATTGCAGATGGTGCACTTGACCACGTGCTGGTGGAGCTTTCCATCCAGGTTAATGAGAGACTGACACACCCGGCAATTAATCACAGGCACGCCCCCTGCATCTGGACTGGCGATTGCTGTGTACGGGGGAGGGAGCTCAGCTGTGAAAGGATTTAACCAGGGTAGGGGtagggagaagggagaaagggGCTCACAATGTTATAGCCTATCTGTAGTAACAGTATAAGTTAGTGCTGAGGTAAATGGACTGTGGACCAAGGACTGCAGATTAGAGGCCCaagtgggacactgctgtttttCCCTTAAACCAGGTACCAGATCGCCATTGCCAAGTCCAGATTCTTCCACTTTGTCATCATTATTAATGCAAACTACTCTTCCTACATACCAAGTTCACTGTGGCTCAAGTCAATACTCCACTAGAGTCTTtgaaacatttcttaaattacGCATAGTGATCCATGTAGCATTTCTTTGACTACCCAAATGAAGCAAATCCCTGACAATTAAAGGCAGAGGGCCAATTTATTATTAGAGCCCCACTGACTCTCCCCCCTGTGTTGCTGGGTAGGTTTTTAGTTTCAGGGCTCTACTGCTCTGCTTTACCATAGCAGAGAGGCCCAATCCTGTTGTGTCTCAGAAACATCAAGGGCCTCAAGTCTGTAAAGAAGCAGACCCAAAGAAAGAATCCAATAAAATAGTCCAATTCTggaataaaaagcaaaataggGCTACATGCCAACAAGTATCACCTCTCtcataatcattaaaaaatgaactcagTGGAAATATCAATGAATTtaaggagacagaaagagaaagagggaacaGTTGATCTTGTTAACCCAGTTACTTTACTGTCGTCAAACTCCATGTCATCAACATAAAATGAGGCTCAAAAGAATGGAAAAGCAGGTGGTCAGGTGCTGTTATTCTGTTATCATAACCCTTGAAATGTGCTATAAAATCGCTGGGGTGAAACCAATTTGTTTACAACAATAGCTGTGTCATACGAAATTCTTCACGATGGAAACCAGTATTGACATTCAAAGCAGGatgcagtttttatttgtaatctAACAAGGTACCACAAATCTATATGTACAGCACCAtattataattacatatttagtGATGACAactatgttaaaaataaaaaaaatcattaaaaaaaataaagaagttggacatgcacatttttgccatcaattgaaaaaaaagcaacGTTAGCAAGTACTTGTCATTCCATACGATTACAAAACAAACGCCCATGTCTAAACGGGCGAGGTCGCGAATAATGTGGTACAGTGCGGTGTCGTTAAGATAAAATTTGTACAGCAAACATCGGTCTTCCCCTAATGTTAGCAAAGTTATATAGCGAGAACAGCCTCGGCAAGTACAATGCTGTCATACTAACGCCGTTAGCTAGCAATCTCGCTAGGTTTTGGCTAGTAAGCAAGTATAACCCTAGCTGGCTTATTTCTAGCATTACTGTCAGTAGCAATACCGTTTCCCGACTTCCACGGACGTGAGTGTTTATCCAGCAGTACACTTTTTGTGTAGCATATTTGGCAGCAGAACTGCAATGCACTGCCAATTTATAACAAGAGTAATATTTGCGTACAACTCAATCTCCGCAGGCCTTTTGCTGACTTGTAAGTGAGGCCATATCTCACTGTGCACCCCGAGAACGGGCCAGTGGATACTGCAGATACCAATCGGAGCCAGTACTAGCTCGCTAAGCtaacttagctaacgttacgtTTATGCATGCATTGCAACGCACTGCCTTCTATTTTACCTCTGGGACTGGTGTCTCCTAGGTATGGAGGAGCTGTAGGTGTGACATTCCCGGATTTTGGTTCTGACAGCAGCGGAGATCGCTCATCCAAGCCATCAGAAGCCATGTCCGCAGCGAAAGCGGTGGCACTACAGAACAACACAGAAATGAGCGTCCTCCAATCTTTTACAGCACTCCCGAAGCTTCGGCTAGGATAGCAGCTAAGGGGCGGGGTTAAAGACACgcacagcagtgggaaatgtatgaaatgtaatACAGTGGAGTATCTTGCTGCGGAGACGCAGCATAGATCGTTAAAGCACGTACAATACATTGTTGGACAAGACTGCCTGTAAATGtctgccttttaaaataaatgcaagtgcaTATGTTCCCATCGCAAATTAAAAGCTTTTCTTTCCATTACAGTTCACGTTATATTTGTTcatattgcaaaaaaatatctgaTTATCTCAATGCTCCAACAACCTACGGTCTTCGCATCGTTGTCATTCTAGGAAATGACCATGGTGTGGTCAACCGAATTGTTAATGAGAAGTTTTTATACACCGTATTTGCAAAACTCCGTTCAATTCGTATTTAAGCGGCACACCCATACTTACCAGTAGAGGGCAATATGTCTCTTTCCAGCTCCAACAAATTATACACCAATGAACGGTAAAGTTCAGtgatacacacattacattgttttgttttattctctAAGAAAAATGGTATGGCGAATTGATGTTTCAGTGGTTTGAAGAGTGGTACTAAGCAGGTGAAGTTCTGTCTACAAATACCTCTGCTGGTATATTGCGAACATGGGTCTCaggatggagaggagagaacaaTTACACTTTCATGCCTGACAGAACAACATTTCAGCATTAAAGATTCAAATATCCCACAGAAGCATTAACTGGATTCATAAATATTAACGTCTTGTAGagacttgtgtgtatgtgttttgagTCAAATACCAACTCACTTTGCTggaattcatttacatttttttgttcactttttcCCAAGAAACTATTTTAAGAAATGCAAATTGTCCTAATCAGTTTTAATCAAGCTCCACAATTCTTCTGATCAAGTGAGTCTGTTTGATTAATAAGCTGTGTTAGGACCACGGCTGTGCCAAAGTATAAGTTCAATTCATAACAATGAAATTCGGATTCTGCAGAAAAGCAAGATGTTTCTTGAAGTGGAAGCTGGATAATGAATTTACTTCTTTAATAGTTATTAATTTTACTAATGACTTGTCAGACTGAGACAAGTGGAATGGACAAGTAAAGCCATGTATTTAAATAGCACTCAGAGAAGGGAAAActccaaaatgaaaatttagTAACAGGCATAAATAGAAAGGAGTCACAACCATGAAACtccgtgatgtcacagtcatAGTAAATTCATAGGAACTAGAATTAAGGAAGACATTAATACAGATGCATGTTCTTATTTCCTTGCATGTACCACTGTTGTGAGAGACCAGAAGTCAGAATTTCAGTCAACATTAATCCTTTCCTGGCTGATATGTGTTCCCAGGCCTGCAAATGACAAATGATCCTCATCAGTTGCTTTCCACTAAAATTCTGCAGCATCCAGCATGATGGAAACTAGCATCATGCATCAATCTGACTGGCAAAATATGCTGTGCTTCAGCTCTATGACgacagtgatgtcattgtgGTGGTACACTGTTAGCATATTTACCAGTGCAGTGTTGGATCTGATACTTGACCTTGAGCACCACTACATTTGAAACCCATGTTGCCCCTTGGCAACTCACATTTGTCCTTCATTTTGGATATTGTAAAACTGatataaataaaagctgaaataaaacatacaagaaAATACCAACCACCCTTGTCTGGACAGAGatattacaatatttattaCACAGTAAAGAGTACAACAATACCCAAATCTTACCTTAAGATTTACAGATTTATATATCATACATTACAgcttaattaataaaaaaatgaataaataggaAAGCAATCCTGACATTGTGGGTGTAAAAGAGTCCGTTGACAATGCATGATGCTGGAGCCCCAGTGTTCATCGACCTTTAACGTGTGGCAAGTATATGAGTAATCATGTACAGTATTGCActaatttcattctttttttcttcaaaaacttAACCTCAAAGAATCCTTCAGTCTGCATTTAACTCCACTCATGAACTATTAATTTCTTCAAATGGAAAACAGTTTTTCCCTTAATAAGTTGTTAAAACAAGCATGCATCAGTCAACCACCCTGTTTTATATAGTCCTCCCTGACATGCATTGAAACATTATCAACAGGTGGCACTgccacaacaataaaaatagtgAAATATTTGATGTCATATTTTTCACCGGCAGGTTTTCCTTTTACTAAATGaagtcaatattttatttaatatatatttaagcattaagaaaacaaatggtACATTTTAATTGAGTGTGAGTGACAAGCATAACGTAACAGAACAAGAGTTCCTGTACTGCTGTGTATCGAGCGTATGAGGTCTATATTGTAACCCAGTACTGATATGGTTCTGCAGCTGTATGAGCTGTACATTTTGGTTTGTCCTGTTTCTTACACACATTTGGTTTGCCTAGACCAGTGTCAGTTCAGCTACTAGTGCTGTAAGCACACTATCAGAGGTAGAATGAgacatttttcacactgaagaGGTTGTGGCAAAATAAAAGCAGGGGAGAAGAGACCTTTTGTGAGTTTTCAACCCACAGTGTTCTGTAATTAACTGATGTGACGCTTCATATTATCCAGAAACACACAATTTGTTACATCATGGCAGTTTTGTAACATCAGGTGGAATCACAGCTTTTGAAACATAAACAGCTGTTAGACACTCTTTTGGAACAAGTTTCTATTTAGACTGTACTGGAAGTGAGATGATACAGACAATCTCAGACAGTACAAATACGTTATCAGAGAGATCAAAAGTCAATAGTGAGCCTTTTAGCACCTTCATACCTGCCTGTGAATCAGAGAAGCTCTCTGTGTAGCTCAGAGTAAGTGCTATCTCTTTCAAGCTGAGTGTAACAGGGACAGGTCTGCCGCAGGTTTAAAACCTACCCAAACAACACAACAGGAGATAACATTAGCTTGTTGAAGAAAAGACACAGCTCAAGTAACTCTTCTCTTAATCACACTCTAAATTGATGTCCCCTTCTGTAGCAGATGTTTGCATGAAAGTGTTTTATTCTTTCATCtatctttttatttctgtatgtatAAGTATGGTAACGTCAAACAAAGTTAGGCAATGATGATTCAGACATGGAATAATAAGGGATATGATCTCCCATAATTCACCTATGCTATATTTCCATTCCCAAGGGTCACAATTTTCTGGCAAGCCAAGTGTCTCAGAACAGTGAAAAGACAGCAGACTTAATTCAATGAGCATGGCGTACATTTGATGTTGACTCTACAAGTAGAGAATTGTTCTCTTCCATTTACGGCGCTCATAAGACCAGTGGTACTGCAAGGCATCTTTACCTGCGCTAAGGCATCACCACACAACGTGTGTCCTGTGGAGTCTGTCATGCTGCGGTCTATGCCCTAATAAAACAGCTCTACTCTGTCACTTATCTTAAGCGTGCTGTTtgagtgacagaaaaaaatgtgccaGTGGAATCAATAATAAATGAGCACCATTCAAAACACGAAAGGTGCCATCGACTAACTTTTTAATGTCATAATTCCTTTTGAGCAAACTCTGCTCCACAATCATGTTTTCAACAACATCCaattcatctgtaaataaatataaaatccaggTACACCTTACAAACGTAAACAAAAATTGGTCATGAttgggccaccagtttgtctctaCCATGTGACCTGAATGGATTTAAACTTGTGTTTCAATGTTTATCTTCCAGGGGTCTCCATAGACACGCCAACtgcacagtcaagtgactaaatcatacaattgagtttctaattgagacgtttataaaaataattagttgATCTATTATGGAGCATGGCTCAAAAGACATTGTGGAGAATGTCTGTTGACccagtggtcctcactcctggtcctAGAAagtcacagggtctgctggcttttgtccttactcagcacttgagtagcacatAAACTGACCATATAAAGTAGTTAATTACACAGTAAATTCAAGTTACCTGGTTTCATGGGTCTGAATCAGTCACTGATCTGAACAAAAATCAAAAGCCAACaggctctgtggctctccaggaccaggaatgagtattgcttcagtaaaaataaaaatgcatccatataaagcaggggtgACCAGTCTTATGTGAGGGCTTATCTTATCTTAAGGACCGATgtgcctgcatgtttttgttttagtccagcactCAGACACCTGATTCGACTTAAGTTCTTCTTTGAAGACCACAATTAGTTAATTACTTGAatcataaatttatttatttgactttattttaactttagttaaatgttatataactacTCACATTTTTAACTTggtcatttcccactgcttaTTATAAAATCTAACATGTccctgtacaacatttaaaaatactatcGCATGTCCGCAGTAGTAAGCAAAAAAACAGAATCTAAAACGTCGCTTTTATACATCGTTGTTAATCActgtctgtgcttaattagtggcaatttcTTTATCAACTGACATTACTGAGATGGTGTAAATGGGATCATTTTCTGAGGAGTGgtttgacaaagaggctatagTGACATCTAGCTGGTGGAAAACTAAAGGaccatgcaagaaaacaaggaaagacaAATTGGTGGCACCAGTTAcaatggtaacatgaaatattAGTTTAAGTCCCGTAGACCCAGCAGATTTATCTTAACATGATATTattgcacatacacaaatgcacatctCCACACCCTTCAATAGTTTCCTTCCAGACTAACATTAAGTTAAATGTTTTGGTTCTAGACTGATGGGTTCACAAGTTTTGAAAAGCATTGCTGAAACAGGTTTTGCCTAATGACCaaagataaaattaaaaattgtagATGACTAGGTCTGTATTTGAATGCATCTCATTCAACTCAATCAAAGTAACATTTGGTCCTTCATGTCTGTCTTTGGCTGACTTCTGTGTTTTACTCTGTAATACTGTCTAAACTAGCACCCAGCCATTTTTAAAGCTGTCAATCACCACCACTGCATTTGGAACATTAGTTTCTCCTCTcaactctttctctccaaaATCCATAATACGTAACAGCCTTCATAGGAATGCACAATTTTGGACAAATGTATGAGGAGTTGTGTTACCGTATGTCAATAATATTAACTATTGATATTTATGACTTCTGTCTTTTCAGAGACAATCACAGTGAAAATCACTGATATGCAACAGCTCTCAATAAAATCAGTGAAACCTTGTTTGTATCAAGGAAACGGGTTTGTCTAAAGAACCATAACTTCGGAGTCTTGGAGACAGTGCAAGATACATTTCTGTACACTCCTTTTGGAAATCATTAATGTTGGCATTCCATAAAGCATGCTAATTCTCAGGAAAAGTGAGCCCTCTGGGTGACGTAGCAGCTGTGAGAAAAAGCTTGTCTCATCAGGATAACCAAAAGATTTATTTCCCTCTTCAATTCAAAGAGCTAGAGAAATtgtatatacaaatattaaaagCAGCATAAACACGGTACAAAATTTCCCTCTGCACCATCTACAGCAGGAAACAGAGAAACTAACTTGTTGACATGGATACACTACTCTGCATCACAACTGTCAAAGACAATAAATCACAATCAAAAAAACTACACAGGACagtttttacacaaaaaagacTTCTTAGAAACAAGAATAGGGAatgaaaatggtaaaaaaaaaaaattatttaaggaGAGACATTAAGGGGCCAGatatcaaatattatttttgaggaataaaaataatacatgttttttatttcttatttccccccattttttcCAGAAGATATTCATCTGACCTATCATAATATCAGAGTTTGAACTAGATCTGCAGCTGATGGCTGGCTTATCTACTTTGTTACTACAAAAGCCTAatttatttatgatattttttgttaatcatACTCTTGTTGCTGTATAGCCATCTTCAGAGCCTGTCCTGCTCATTCCTTTTCTCTTCAAAAAGAATTGAATACATTTCTTGAATAAGTAAAAGTATGAAGATCTGTGCTGCTTGACAGTCAGCTGTGAATTAGGTAAGAGTGGTTTCAGTTCCATTAGTAATCCCTGGAATCTTCTTCCAAGTGAAACATCAAACCACTTTACATAATTCATGCTCTTGAGGCCTTTTCCTACTCTctccacttttttttccaaaacagtAATCCATATTCTGTCAACATTTTAGCTATTAACAACATACATCTCTTGGTTAGTGGTATTGTAAAGTGTCTTTCAATGAGGTCAGCTAGTTTGTAATCCCAgctactgatttaaaaaaagaacagggtGAAAGTCAAATTTGCTTATCTGCAACTCTTTGCTGTATTTACACATATTCACCTTTTCCCatgaacataaatataaaataacaacaacagtaacaatATAAGACTAATATCAATAACAGCAAGAATgacaacagcaataacagaaGGTAAATAATATCCTTGTGTATTGTTTTTCACCGTAAGTCAATATGACTCATCAGGAATGTGAGACCATTTAGAGGGAGGGGTTATCCACGTGGTGTGATGTCTGTGGTGGAGGGCGTGACCAGTGTGACAGGGCAGGGCGATATGGAGCGGGGCATGGTAGAGGGCGGGCTTTCCGGGCTAGCCGTGCCACTGCGGGGCGTGGCTGTGGAGCTGATGGAGGCGGGCACATTGCTCTGCGGTTGGCCCTGGTTCTGGCCCTGCAGAGTTTGGCCGCACATGTGGTGGTGCTTCTCCCAGTCCTTGTGCTGGCAGAAGGCGCCGCAGTAGCGCGCTGCGTTGCAGCCGCTGCAGGTCTCACTCGCTTTGCGCCCGCAGTTCCAGCAGCTCTACTCAGGAGGCAGGTGGGAGGAGAAGAGCATGTACTTACACAATGCATCAAGCTAATACACATGTTATGTCCTGTGAATGAACTATAAACATAGTTGGGATAGCTGTACATTTGATGGTCCTGCCCATGAAGACACCATTTGGTGTGCTCTACGCTCTTCAGAAGCCTATCTTACATAAGCCACAGAATCATCATGAAACATACTCTTTGCAGTTAGAATTGATGCCAATGAATGTGGAACGGAACAGGATCCATTGTCCTTCATCAAtagtgttcatgcatgtgttgGTGGGGGGCATGTCCAGGGACAGGTCTTACCTCACTGGAGTCTTCCTGCTGATTAATGAGGGACAGGGCTTCCTCGGCTGCCTGCCGTTTGGCATCAGCCACCGTGcgctccattttggctctctcCAGGCTGATCATCTCATGGGCCTTGCGCTCTGCCTCTGACACGGCCTTCTGCAGCTCTGACATGGCCTGCCTCTTCACCTCATTCACAGCCTCCTCTGAAAGATGACAatttcccattttttaaaaatgttttcttcaaaattctaagccattCTATAATtgaattaccagtagtgattgttaaaCCATATAGTTAAAATTGAACAAATAGAACAAATAGCTAAGAACCTTGCggtcacatatttgtgatcttacaccttaaagggttctTAAATAGAATTGATGTACACCATCCTGAATAAGGGCatctttaaattaattcaacccttcttctgaaagaaaaaaaattgaaaaaaagaaaactatggTTTCCCCTTAACCTCATGGAATTAGGCCACATATGAAGGCAGCTTATAATGTATGACAATATGGCAGAGAAGACACACATGGTTCTCACCAGCTTTTTTCCAGATGTCTTCTGGAACATATCCCACCCCTGTTCTGTGGAATAACTCCCTGtgaatttctttaaaatcaaacaaacaaacaaacaaaacaaaacagaagagaagCATATTAGAGTAATAAATGACTCACTGATTTGAATATAGTGTTTAGCGAGGGATAAGCAATTTCCTGTAATTACTGACAGATCATTCTCCAAGTGAGCCTATTCTAGAGTGACGTATTGTATGTAGTACCTGGTGTGGTGGCATCATGACTGATTGGACTCTGCTGCCTGGAGAGGGCGCTGTTGCTGCCTGTCCCCTTCTTCTGGTCCTCAGCATCGCTGTAGCGGCGGATCCAGAAGTTCAGCTCCTCTCGGTCCACCTCCTGGCATCGCCGGAGAACGGTGAGTGAGCGCCGTGTCTTCTCCACCATGTCCATGATGCAGTTCAGCAGCTGCGAGGGGCAACATCCAGCATCACTCCAAACATTTGTGCCGAGAGTATCACTCATCTAACACAAATGGAATGTAAACATAGCACTTAAATGGTCAAAAACCAATGCTTTTAAagtttatcttttctttttgttattcaCCAATCCTTCACAGTGATGGGCAAATCAAATGTGCAAAATACATTGAGGAGAGCTTTCACTATCTGGTAAATGACACTgacaaaacacataaacaaacatagcaacacacactcataagATAAAGAAGCTGCATCGAATATCTGGTCATTTTGGGGACAGCTAAATACATAAAACCCATTATGATTATTATAGCACTGTATATACAGAACCAaatttcaacatattttaattggtcgaaaaatgtaacaatatcaCAGCAAAAGCATATTTACTATTACGTTAACACAAGTCAGCCCTTAAGCTATAAACTCATGTTGATTGACTAGAAGATAAAACCAggattacaaaataaatatcagcatTTATCTTAAATTCTGATTAAAAAGCCTACAATATGCAGTGGGTCCGTGGGGATCTTGATATCCATAGAGGcgaacaaaaatatgtttattaaaattACTTGATATAATGACACGCCTTGCATCATGacatacacaatacacagacacacattttacagtctTAGTAATAAAAAGGCTTCATTACTTTTCTTACATGGTCAAGGTGCTTCCATTCCTCCACCCATTCCCTGTCATTAAGCCGGTGATCGATGACACCATCCTGACGTGCTCCATGCATCCCTGTGAGTAAGAGAGGAGTAATGACTCCATTCCTAAGGCCAGAGTTAAAAAGCAGCCTCCATCTCAATGTTGTGAGAAGAAAAATTGAAGGTAACCCTACAGCATCTCAGTGAAATCATTCAATGTGAAGTACACATAATACTGTGTGCTAATTGCTACCGGTCTATTCCCTGTCCATTCCCTGTGTAGTGTATAAACCCTCCGAAAGAAAGTCTGTAAAACCACCATCTGCATCTGTATTAACCCCTGCAGGGGCATTAGGGGGGAGGATCCATGTCAAAATTAGCCATGTTATACCCTGCTCAAACAGCGCTTCTGTGCACACAGCCTCATGCTCTGCCCCACTCTTCCcctaccctcccctcccctcccagtccctcccctaaccacccccccccccccccgcgctccctCCGTggccctccctgcccctccctagCCACCCCACTCACCCATCTGCCTGTGGCGGTCCCTCAGCTCCCTCTGGGCGAGGTGCCTGTAAGGGTGAGCCACATCCTCCAGGCGGTAGTGCTGAGGCGCTGGGGGCGTCGGGTGGGGCAGGCCATTGGGCTGGTAGGGGGGGCCACTGTTAGGGCTGAAACGCAGGCCAGGGCTCATCGTGCACGGCCTCTTGCTGGGGGGCTGGCTGTTCAGCGGCTCCCTGTTGAAGCCATTCTCTTTGGATCTGggcaggaaaaaagaagaaagtaaTAAGTTAGTATTTTGTTTCTTCTCTTTCATGGACTCTTATCATGGTGTCAATACCAGTACACAGAAGAAAAACTCCCCACATCAACAGAATCAGTGACAACTGATATTATGTCAGACTGGGGGGCAATTGGCCACATTCAGAACTGTGACCAAATTCAACTACATACAATCCATGGCTCTATTCCTTCTGCAAAAGTAGGCCATATTGCCACAACCACTGCTACAACCGCCTCAATGCTACCCTCTGCCTTTTCCTACTGCACAACCCCCAAGAAATACATTCACAGTTACAGAGCCAGCCTCCACTCACACAGGCCTTTTATCAACAGTAAATTCTTTTCCTCTATATATATGTGTCCTAACATGTACACTGTAACATTAAAGAATTAAATGGACAACATGGCTGCCTTGAAC
This window of the Anguilla anguilla isolate fAngAng1 chromosome 1, fAngAng1.pri, whole genome shotgun sequence genome carries:
- the LOC118220765 gene encoding protein CBFA2T1-like isoform X1 — protein: MVGIPVPIRSHTEKNFIMPDSPVDVKTQSRLTPPTMPPPPPTQTVPRTSSFTPTTLTNGNSHSPTTSNGAPSPPSSFSNGPSSSSSSSSSSSSSLANQPLPPACGARQLSKLKRFLTTLQQFGNDISPEIGERVRALVLGLVNSTLTIEEFHSKLQEATNFPLRPFVVPFLKANLPLLQGELLHCARTAKQNPAQYLAQHEQLLLDTSTSSPLDSSELLLDVSESSKRKSPDRSKENGFNREPLNSQPPSKRPCTMSPGLRFSPNSGPPYQPNGLPHPTPPAPQHYRLEDVAHPYRHLAQRELRDRHRQMGMHGARQDGVIDHRLNDREWVEEWKHLDHVRKLLNCIMDMVEKTRRSLTVLRRCQEVDREELNFWIRRYSDAEDQKKGTGSNSALSRQQSPISHDATTPEIHRELFHRTGVGYVPEDIWKKAEEAVNEVKRQAMSELQKAVSEAERKAHEMISLERAKMERTVADAKRQAAEEALSLINQQEDSSESCWNCGRKASETCSGCNAARYCGAFCQHKDWEKHHHMCGQTLQGQNQGQPQSNVPASISSTATPRSGTASPESPPSTMPRSISPCPVTLVTPSTTDITPRG
- the LOC118220765 gene encoding protein CBFA2T1-like isoform X2, whose product is MVGIPVPIRSHTEKNFIMPDSPVDVKTQSRLTPPTMPPPPPTQTVPRTSSFTPTTLTNGNSHSPTTSNGAPSPPSSFSNGPSSSSSSSSSSSSSLANQPLPPACGARQLSKLKRFLTTLQQFGNDISPEIGERVRALVLGLVNSTLTIEEFHSKLQEATNFPLRPFVVPFLKANLPLLQGELLHCARTAKQNPAQYLAQHEQLLLDTSTSSPLDSSELLLDVSESSKRKSPDRSKENGFNREPLNSQPPSKRPCTMSPGLRFSPNSGPPYQPNGLPHPTPPAPQHYRLEDVAHPYRHLAQRELRDRHRQMGMHGARQDGVIDHRLNDREWVEEWKHLDHLLNCIMDMVEKTRRSLTVLRRCQEVDREELNFWIRRYSDAEDQKKGTGSNSALSRQQSPISHDATTPEIHRELFHRTGVGYVPEDIWKKAEEAVNEVKRQAMSELQKAVSEAERKAHEMISLERAKMERTVADAKRQAAEEALSLINQQEDSSESCWNCGRKASETCSGCNAARYCGAFCQHKDWEKHHHMCGQTLQGQNQGQPQSNVPASISSTATPRSGTASPESPPSTMPRSISPCPVTLVTPSTTDITPRG